GGGGTCATAAACCAGAGGAGTGGTGAATGGGGatataaaaaagaactaaaagcaGGAGAGATGATTAAAAAGTGGGGAGTGGGGGATTAGCAGGATTTGGATATGAAAGGGTGAAAGAGCAGAATGGTGGGGAGAGGGGCTTAAGGCTGACTCAGACTTTGAACCTGAGTTACTAGGAGaatgatggcgtagtggttaagtgctacggctgctaaccaaagggtcggcagttcaaatccaccaggtgctccttggaaactctatggggcagttctactctgtcatgtagggtcactatgagtcagaatcgactcgatggcactgggggtggggttggggatgGCAGTAATAATAGAAAGGACCATTAGGACGAGGAACTAGCCTGGAGAGAAGGAGCCAGAATGTGAGTCAACAATGAAACATTCAAGTTCTTCTCCATATGTAGAAAGTTAGAAACGGGGTATGGTAAGAAAAGAGACCAGAGCTGGAAATATAGGTTTGGAAGTCCCCTGCACAGAAATGTTATGTGATGCCATAGGAGGGATGAGAGCTCTTAGAGAGATGGTGTACTGACAAGAAGAAGGGCTGAGGTTAAGAAACAGCCACATTTAGtgaatgagggaaaaaaaggagacagagagaaagattaGAGAAGTAGCAGGAAAAGGATAAAGCCATTCCATGGAGGCAAAGGAGATGCTGACCTTTGAGAATGCATTATCAATTGATtggttctttcattcattcaacaaatatatgttGGACACTTCTTGGGCCAGGGACTGTGCACAATAAAGGACAGACTTGGATGGTGGAAAGGTTAGAGATCAGGTACAAAGTCAAGAGAGTGGCAGGGTCAAGGAAACTGGACACATTTTCAAATAGGGAGGACCTGAACATGTTTGTACACTGGAGGAATGGTGCCAGTGGAAAAAGAGAGGGAAGATCATAGAGAAGTCCTGGAGGAAGTTAGAGAGGGGCTCAAGAAGATATGccaggaaatggaacaaccaaaacagtgataaagaacattcacacattgtgaagaatgtaactgatgtcagtgaacaatttttgtagaaattgttgaatgagaacctaaactgctgtgtaaaacttcactgaaaacacaacaacaaaaaagttttttttaaagagaagataCGCCAAAGGGTTGGGCTTGAAAAGGAAGAGTGAAACTTTTTCTTTGAGTCCAAAAGGAAGAGGGAGTGGAGAATAATTTTTGAAGGATGAGTCAGTCAAGTGTGGTAACAGGCAAAGACAGAAGGATTAAGGGGTTCACATGCATGGCCTCAATCTCATAAAATGGGAAGGAAAAGTATTTTGCAGACAGGGTAGAGATGGGAACAAGTAGAGTGGCTTGATGAGCTTGGAAAATTTGAACAGCTGTCTGACATATGTCACAAGGagtcaataaaagacaaataaatggtCACTGGGCTGCATTGAGAGCCCAGCAATGAAGTTAGTCAAGGAATCTGGGGCTCGGCCGACAAGTTCTGGTGGCTTATTTTCAGTAGTACTCAGCAATCCAGGAGTTTAAAAAATAGGACTGGGGTAGGAGGGCAGGTAGCAACAACTTTGGTTTGGGGACAGACAACCAAATAGGCAGGCAAGGAGAGAACTGAGTAGTCTAGGCTGGGTAAAGAGTTCGATATGACCAAAAGGGGTCCTAGGACTTGGGACTAGAATAGTGAGGTGGTGGGAAAAGGAGGAGATACATAGCTGTGGTCAAAGAAGGCAGCTCTGAAAGATGGAAGCAGGGCCATCTCTAGTAATACAAACTACAGGGTGTGCACTCACTGGTGCTGTGGGAGAAGTGATGGAACCAAAGGACAAAGAAGTTGAGGAGATCGAGGAATTATGAGGCGTTTAAATTAAATGCTAATTGATACGAATGTTAATACTTCAAAAAGCCTGGCATCGTAGAAATAAGCTTAGGGTGGAgtttggagacctgggttctaccTGCAATTCTACTAACAAACTGTGACATCTTGGGGAAGTCCTTGCTCTTCTCTGGGGCTGAACCAGAAGACTTCTTAGGCCCCTTCCTACTATAAAAGTCAAAAATTCTTAATAGCAGAGTCTGGCTGAAGCGGAGTTTGACTCCTGCGCTGGGCCAACGCGCTCCTGAAAGGCGATCGGAACCTTTGTGCTGTGCTTTTCGCCCGGACGTGCCGAAGCGGAGACCGGAAGTCCTTGCCGGGAGGTTCCGGGTTCCCTTGGCTACTACGATGGCGATGAGTTTCGAGTGGCCGTGGCAGTATCGCTTCCCGCCCTTCTTTACGTGAGGCTCAGACCCCGAGAAGCCCTTCTGTgcctcccttccccaccctggGCTTAGCCCTGCTGCTTCACATGGGAATGGGGAGAATGGACCCGGCCGCCACTACCCTCAGCCCCCAATTTGCTCCCCCGAACGTGGCCCGGACAATTGCTGCTTCTTACCCACTCAAGCCCTCTAATTTTGCTCCTCACCCTTCACCCGGCAGGTTACAGCCGAACGTGGACACCCGGCAGAAGCAGCTGGCCGCCTGGTGCTCGCTGGTCTTGTCCTTCTGCCGCCTGCACAAACAGTCCAGCATGACGGTGATGGAAGCTCAGGAGAGCCCGCTCTTCAACAACGTCAAGCTGCAACGTATCCTCCCTCAGGCTCTCCCACAGCCCACACACGTGCACTTCCACACTGTCGCACTAACTGAGACTTCATACCCACCCGTTCACTCAGGCAGATCCTCACCTAAACTGGACTTGGGAAAAAGGGAGCATGTGTAAGCTAACATCCATTTTACCCTTAATGCAGTACAGAACTGTAGCCACTTGTCCTAGGCAGTGATGAGCGTCCAGGTGTCATTCAGGTCTTAGGGACTCTGCCTCTGATGCAAGTCCCAACCTCAACCTgagctctctccctcttttttttttttttttttttttgcgtcttctttcctctcctctctgagACTCAAACCTCTTATTACCTTTAATAACTTTCTCCATGCACTCCATCCCCCATCCAGGAAGTAAGGGTCATTTATTTTTGGTGCCTGATTCATCTTTAAAATATCTGTGGAGAAAGGCtaaagggaggggagaggacagAGGGTGAGGAATGGTAGCAGGTTTTATTTTCTAAAGCCCTTCCTCTTAATTGTAGGAGTTTCTCTTTATCTCCCTCCCCTCAGTATCTAGAAAAGGCCAGTTTATATCCTGTTGGGGAATTAcatgtatatgcatgtgaaagggaGAGGAAGGGGGCAGGTGGTTCACAGCATGGGACTGGTTCTGAGAATTTTTATACTACCAGTTCATATTTCATATCAGTTTATATCAAGTATATCATTCACTTAACGGTAAACCAGGGAAGCTCCCTGTGGAATCAATTCAGATTGTATTAGAGGAACTGAGGAAGAAAGGTGGGTTCAGTTCTTCAGATTCCTAATTTATCTTTCTAGCTGGGTTTTTCTGAGGGCAGATTAGGACAAGTctttcccctttaacaattttttttttttttctctctcctggcTTGGAGCCCAGAGTGTACTTGTATAGTAGATGGTCCAGTTCCCCAGGTCTTCCCCCCAACATTTGTGTAACAAAATTAGAATTTCTCCATTTGTGCCCTAAGACCTGAAGAGAGGTAGGAGAATGGTTCCCTTGTAGATAATAAAACCAATATTGAATCTCTCTGAAAGCTGAGTCTCTTCCACTCTGTCCCACCTTGCTGTTCCCCTCTTCGTCCCTTCTTAGAGCATGATGCTTTCATAAGTATCTGTTTTACAGGGAACCTTGAGTGGTTGGATAAGAACAAGTCTAGCTTCCTGATCATGTGGCggaggccagaagaatgggggAAACTCATCTATCAGTGGGTGAGATCATCCTGGCACTGAGTACGCAGTAAAGGAGAGTAATATGTGTGCCTAGCAGATATCTGGTGTTCCCAGATCAGACTGAACACAGTGGGGAATGGGTAGAAAGAGGACGTGTAGGCCTTCCAGGCAAACCTCTTTTTTGCAATGACTCAATTTCCTTGGCTGCACAGAACTTCCCTTTCTTTGCCTGTAGGAGGCAGGGACTACTTGAGGCCATGTTTGGAGAatgcaatactgggaaccacGGGTGCTATCATTGGCAGGAGCCTATGGCCACAGGAGATAAatggggaaaggaaggaaaaaaaaaagcactggggCCCCTCCCCCACTACACTCTTTTGGGACTGTCCACAACATGAATGAGACATTCTGAACCAGTATGGGTGTGGGGGCAGAATGCTTTCTCCCCCAAATTCTCAGCCACCACAAGCCCCAAACATTCccaagggagggaggaggggaagaagCATCAACAATCCAAACACAACAAATACACCACCCATTCCTGAACAGGAAAACAACCAGAATGAGAGGTCACTCAGACACGTGAAGGCCTGTGGTTTAGTGGTTCtgaatgtgtgtgtacacatataaatATAGCACCCGTAAGGGTTGTGGCTTTTAGGCTACTCCTCTGCAGAGGCAACAGTGAGCCCTGCTTTGAGGATAGGTACCATTCCTGGATCAGAGAGTTGGAGCTGGTGAAGTTACCTTCTCCCAAACGATTCCTGATCCCTATTCAATCCCCGTTTTCTGTGTCCACAGGTTTCCAAAAGTGGCCAAAACAACTCCGTGTTCACCCTATATGAACTGACCAATGGGGAAGACACAGAGGATGAGGGTAATGCCTTTCCCTTCCCTCTGTCAGTTTTGTCACCTGAATCCTCTCTACCCTTGGTTTAACTGGCATTCAGACTTCCCATTTCTATGGCTCTGAATTCCAAGTACTACAGGTTCTTAACTCACATCCAAGGATTCCGTAAACTACCTGaattcacatgcaaaaaaaaaatatatatatatatttttgtttgtgcGGGTGTTTATTTTTCAAGGGATGGAGTCCGTATTATAAGTTTGCTGCGGGCATCTACGACACATGAAAAGTTAAGAACTGGTATAGATGACAAATGAGGAACCAAGGTAGGGGGATTAAGCCTGAAATCTAATTCCTTGCTGACTCAGGCTTTCTTTCACCCTTTATTCTTAAGAGGGCTCATAATTTGTGAGCGTCAACTGAAGGGATTGGACCAGTACCCCAGCCCATTTAAATACTTTGGTTTCTGGCCAGGCAAGgatttgtatactgtttgatTTTTGCATAGTGTAAACACTCTTAGCTCTTTTCTCTAATTCCATATTCTGTTCAGATCCCTAGGATCATGAAAAGTTTTAATCTTAGCAGGGGTAACGGGGCCACCTCCCCTTTCTGCCAGGCCTTGGCTGCCCCAGCAGAGTTTACAGCTCTTGGCCATTCCCCCCTGCTCTGCAGGCCTCTGCTTGCTACTCCCACCATCACCCCATGACTTCAGCGCTGCAGCCTCGCCCGGCCCACCACTCAGGCTGGGCAAAGCTAGAGGCTCCCTCAGAAAGTAAGCTCCCTGACTTCAGACCTCGGCCCTGCATGGGGTGAGGTGTGCAAGCCTGTTGGGGCTTGCCTCCTGCCTCTCACACCTCCCTGCAGTATCTTGCTATATCTCCAGGTACACAGCTGGCCCTTGGCTCTCGGCCCTGTCCTTTTTTACTAGGAAATGGCAGATACCTATGCTGGACCTTAACAGTCTTCTGGCCAGGGGTACTGGCTATTCTTTGTGTTAGGACAGGTCCTCCTGATGGGTGTAGATATGCGACTATGGTCTGTGTCCAGTGACAAGGGCCTTGACTTTGCCTGGGCCTGATTGTCAGGGCCCCCCTCTTTGTGGTCTGCAAGCAGATCGTGTCACCTTGTACAGCAGACATTAATGGCAAGGGTGGGGGGAGAGCGTGGGGGTTGAGAACCAGGAAGGGAGAAATAAGCATGAGTGCTCATTTCTTGCTGACTTAGGCTTTTTTCTAGTCCTCACTCTTAAGAAGTGCCCAGGAATTGTGAGTGGTGGCTGCAGAATATAGATAGCATGTGCATATGTGGTCCCTCCAGATCTCAGGTTCCAGCTAGACCGCTCTCTTCAGAGACTCTGGGCCCCAAGGAGCCGAGTGTCCCTGACTGCCCCATCTCTCCCTATCTAGAGTTCCATGGACTGGATGAGGCCACCCTACTTCGGGCCCTGCAGGCCCTACAGCAGGAGCACAAAGCCGAGATCATCACTGTCAGCGATGGCCGAGGTGTCAAGTTCTTCTAGCAGAGACCTGTCTCATTTTGCTTCTTACCTCCCACCCTTCCAGGGCTTTCAAAAGGAGACACACCCAGTGTCCCCACAGACTGGGCCTGTGACTCCACCAGACTCAAAAGGACTCCAGTCCTGAAGGCTGAGACCCAGGGATGGATTTCCCACTAACCCTATCCATCTGTCCCCAGGATAGGGTGAGAGTGAGGTGTCAGAGAGAAAAGATGTGCTTCTTGTTGCCCTACCTCCTCTCCCATCCTAGAATGTCCCTGAGCCAGGGTCTGTAAACCTCACTTGACATGtgttcacacacatatacacacacgccTGCACAAGCTTCTGTCTCCTCCCCCTTCCACTCCCTAAGCTGCTGTTGCCTCCCCTCTCAGGCTGGTGCTGGATCCTTCCTAGGGGGCAGGGGAAGCCCTGGCTGCAGGCAGCCTTCCAGGCAATATCAAGATAGGAGGCCCAAGAAGAGACCTGGCAGTGAGAGGCAGGCGAGACACTGATTTATGATATTAAAAATTTCAACTCCCATTGCCTGCCTTCAAGTTACTACTGGATTAGGGATGGGGAGGGCTGTTAAGTGTTAACCACCTGAGTGAATCCCAGCCAAGGAGAGGGCAGAGAAGGCCTGTGACCTTGGTGAATGAAAAGGTTCTCCAGGGCCCACTGGCTCCAGTGATCCTGTGGTTTACATCTGTTCGGTGGGTCGTGTGGGGGAGTGCTGATAGAACACAGCTTGGGGACAGATGGCTTTCTGTTCTGGAATTGGAGTCACTTAATGACTCCCCATCTCCCCCAAGAAAGTCCTGAACTCTGAAGCCCCTCCCTCCACCCATCTGGTCTGGGTGCGGTAGTTGTGGTCAAGGGGAGCTGAGAGGGGGTAAAACGGATGTGGACTTTGGTTTATTGGAGACTTTGGCAAACAGAAGGGGAGGAAAGAGAGCCCACAGAGCAAAAACAGCCTCTTTGGCTAGCGCCAGGCTGCGGCCAaggttttgtgtgtgtctctgtgtgtgtctctgtgtccgtGACACCCGGCTCTGCGTTTGAGGGAGGGGCGTGTCCCTGTGCAGCCTGGGTGGACAGTGGCGTCGTTGGAGAAAGCAGACCGCCACTGACCTCTGTATGGTCGGCCTGGGGCCTCGATTAGGTGCTGCCTTATCTGGGGTGCGCAGGAATGTGGTAGCCTTCCCTTAAGTACCCCCCTCTAAGGCTGGGGGACCGCAGTCACATTTCCCCTCCCTGTCGCAAGTGTCCCGCCTCCCCAACGCAAAAGCATTTTTGCGCACTCAGTGCGGGAGGCCATCACTCCCTGACCCAGCTCCGGTCTCGGAAGGAGACTGAAGTCAGTGCGCCGCCGGGTGCCGAGAGGCGGGGCGGAGGTCGGGGCGGGGCGTCGGCAGAGGTGAGGGGCTGCGCAGCGGGAGCCAAGCTGTCTGCCCCAAGCTGGGGCGGGAGAGCCGGAGGCTCCGAGCTccagggggcggggcggggcgggggcggggccgccTGGCAGTCGAGCCTGGGGTTGGGGCCCCAGCCGCTCAGCGCGATCCCTGCGCACCGGGCCAGTCCTCCTGTCAGGCCGTCTC
The window above is part of the Elephas maximus indicus isolate mEleMax1 chromosome 19, mEleMax1 primary haplotype, whole genome shotgun sequence genome. Proteins encoded here:
- the VPS25 gene encoding vacuolar protein-sorting-associated protein 25 yields the protein MAMSFEWPWQYRFPPFFTLQPNVDTRQKQLAAWCSLVLSFCRLHKQSSMTVMEAQESPLFNNVKLQRKLPVESIQIVLEELRKKGNLEWLDKNKSSFLIMWRRPEEWGKLIYQWVSKSGQNNSVFTLYELTNGEDTEDEEFHGLDEATLLRALQALQQEHKAEIITVSDGRGVKFF